From the genome of Ziziphus jujuba cultivar Dongzao chromosome 6, ASM3175591v1, one region includes:
- the LOC132804341 gene encoding uncharacterized protein LOC132804341, with amino-acid sequence MERLEMGSSPELVPEPYLAALEGDWERMKRFYEKNKEALFDPLTVTNDTPFHIAVYSRTKSPLEELIQMVPNPPIEKADDKKCTPLHEAAAIGNVEAAQVLVRCSPEQLEARNAVGETPMYRAAAFGMTEVVKYLASEVRSRNLDMHFQRIRYDNTSILHSAIHGQHFGLSLFLSLSLSLLK; translated from the coding sequence ATGGAGAGATTAGAGATGGGAAGTTCTCCAGAACTGGTTCCAGAGCCATATCTAGCAGCCTTAGAAGGAGATTGGGAAAGAATGAAGAGATTCtatgagaaaaacaaagaagcaTTGTTTGATCCTCTCACGGTCACTAATGACACCCCATTTCATATAGCTGTTTATAGTCGAACTAAGAGTCCGCTTGAAGAATTGATTCAGATGGTGCCAAACCCGCCAATCGAGAAAGCCGATGATAAGAAATGCACACCTCTGCATGAGGCTGCTGCTATTGGAAATGTGGAAGCAGCTCAAGTGTTGGTGCGTTGCTCTCCGGAGCAGCTTGAGGCTAGAAATGCTGTAGGAGAAACTCCAATGTATAGAGCTGCTGCATTTGGTATGACAGAAGTGGTCAAGTATTTGGCTTCCGAAGTCCGAAGCCGCAACTTGGATATGCATTTTCAGCGCATCAGATATGATAATACCTCCATTCTTCATAGTGCCATCCATGGCCAACACttcggtctctctctctttctctctctctctctctctcttttaaagTAG
- the LOC132803980 gene encoding ankyrin repeat-containing protein ITN1-like, whose product MDNVWVSRTETALWLLKNDEILGDLLDNKGRSCLQLLANMPSAFKSGYPMDKFKSFIYFCLPSNEHDADKVDQTNLRQRNDLESGQGKNHLLLSCSLSFSRGWPIIGSIQNQKKKYESSWKLAKLLIKKDKSWKNTDIKPDIGIISFGETEGSGSEKKIVLGKKEDKEEKDDIIPPPLFLTNATPLLIATSTGIEEIVNGILDEYPQAVEHVSDQGLSIMHVAIRHRQGNIFERVRKMKIPMARLVRRIDDNGYTLLHHVADMTHYSSGNLPNPALQLQDELKWFERVRKLIPSHYVMNHSKGGQTAPDFFEKSHAYLLQEAQNWLKRTSESCSVIAVLIATVAFTVAYTVPGGFDSTGLPILHHHPFFVVFTITDVLALVSSLTSVVMFISILTSPFRLQDFRKSLPRKLSLAFTFLFLSVAATMMAFSTTVILIVRLQKRWTTTLIYGVAFVPVTLFALLQFPVYVAFMGTAKQSLSIMKKALPRNFLREMIGKNQ is encoded by the exons ATGGATAATGTATGGGTTTCGAGAACAGAAACAGCATTATGGTTACTTAAAAATGATGAAATACTAGGAGATCTCTTGGATAATAAAGGCAGATCATGTCTTCAGCTATTGGCAAACATGCCATCGGCTTTCAAGAGTGGATACCCCATGGACAAATTTAAATCATTTATCTATTTCT GTCTTCCAAGTAATGAACACGATGCTGATAAAGTTGACCAAACGAATTTGAGGCAACGCAACGATTTGGAGAGTGGACAGGGCAAAAATCACCTCCTTCTATCTTGCTCTTTAAGCTTCAGTAGAG GATGGCCAATCATAGGCAGTATTCAAAATCAGAAGAAGAAGTACGAATCATCTTGGAAACTTGCTAAGCTGCTCATAAAGAAAGACAAATCATGGAAAAATACTGATATAAAACCAGATATAGGAATTATTTCCTTTGGAGAAACAGAAGGAAGTGGATCggagaaaaaaattgtattaggaaagaaagaagataaagaagaaaaagatgatatTATCCCCCCACCATTATTTCTTACAAATGCAACACCATTGCTTATAGCAACTAGCACAGGTATAGAAGAGATCGTTAATGGGATACTCGACGAATATCCTCAGGCAGTAGAGCATGTTAGTGACCAAGGACTTAGTATTATGCATGTTGCCATTAGGCACCGTCAAGGGAATATCTTTGAACGTGTGAGGAAGATGAAGATTCCGATGGCGAGGCTTGTTCGGAGAATTGATGACAATGGCTATACCTTATTGCACCATGTTGCTGATATGACCCATTATTCTAGTGGAAATTTGCCTAACCCTGCTCTTCAATTACAAGATGAATTGAAATGGTTTGAG CGTGTACGGAAATTAATTCCATCCCATTACGTCATGAACCACAGCAAAGGTGGTCAAACCGCCCCAGATTTTTTCGAAAAGTCTCATGCATATCTTCTCCAAGAGGCACAAAACTGGCTAAAGCGGACATCAGAATCCTGCTCAGTAATCGCAGTGCTGATCGCCACCGTAGCCTTCACGGTGGCGTATACCGTTCCAGGAGGTTTCGATTCCACTGGCCTTCCGATATTGCATCACCACCCTTTCTTTGTGGTTTTCACAATCACGGACGTTCTGGCCCTCGTCAGCTCTCTCACATCGGTGGTGATGTTCATCTCCATCctcacctctcccttcaggctTCAAGATTTCCGCAAGTCTCTTCCGCGAAAGCTTTCGCTGGCCTTCACCTTCCTATTCCTCTCAGTGGCGGCTACCATGATGGCTTTCTCCACCACTGTAATTCTGATCGTCCGTCTGCAAAAGCGGTGGACCACTACTCTTATCTATGGCGTGGCTTTTGTTCCGGTGACACTGTTCGCACTCTTGCAATTCCCTGTCTACGTAGCTTTTATGGGCACCGCGAAGCAGTCTCTAAGCATCATGAAGAAGGCTCTTCCTCGGAATTTTCTAAGGGAGATGATTGGCAAGAATCAGTGA